The following are encoded together in the Methylomonas methanica MC09 genome:
- a CDS encoding peroxiredoxin, which produces MSVLVGKQAPDFTVPAVLADGQIVDSFSFSEATRGKYAVIFFYPLDFTFVCPSELIAFDHRIDEFKSRGVEVIGVSIDSHFTHNAWRNTPVNQGGIGPVRYTLAADISHGICKDYDVESSIGVAFRGSFLIDKNGMVRHQVVNDLPLGRNIDEMLRMIDALQFHEEHGEVCPAGWNKGDSGMNASPAGVAEYLSQNADKL; this is translated from the coding sequence ATGAGCGTTTTAGTAGGTAAGCAAGCACCTGATTTTACAGTTCCAGCAGTCCTGGCCGATGGCCAAATCGTTGACTCATTCAGTTTTTCCGAAGCAACTCGCGGCAAATACGCCGTGATTTTCTTCTACCCATTGGACTTTACCTTTGTCTGCCCAAGCGAACTGATCGCATTCGACCACCGTATCGACGAATTCAAAAGCCGCGGCGTGGAAGTCATTGGTGTCTCCATCGACTCGCACTTTACCCACAACGCATGGCGCAACACCCCGGTCAACCAAGGCGGTATCGGCCCTGTCCGTTACACACTGGCGGCGGACATCAGCCACGGCATCTGCAAAGACTACGATGTTGAATCTTCAATCGGCGTCGCCTTCCGTGGCAGCTTCCTGATCGACAAAAACGGCATGGTTCGCCACCAAGTGGTTAACGACCTGCCGCTGGGCCGTAACATCGACGAAATGCTGCGCATGATCGACGCGCTGCAATTCCATGAAGAACACGGCGAAGTCTGCCCAGCGGGTTGGAATAAAGGTGACTCCGGTATGAACGCCAGCCCTGCCGGCGTTGCGGAATACTTGAGCCAAAATGCTGACAAGCTGTAA
- the ltrA gene encoding group II intron reverse transcriptase/maturase, with amino-acid sequence MSQHIEDERLFENLCYASYLRIGFEQVKENKGKPGIDGVNIHDFEFRLEEELSRLQQELLNWTYKPSPVRRVEIPKPQGGVRRLGIPTVRDRVVQTALKLLLEPMFEPHFSPHSYGFRPGRNPHQAVQAAQSIINSGKSYVVDIDLEKFFDRIHHDRLIARIGQRITDKRILRLIGLMLRSGIMINGVVVRSEEGTMQGGPLSPLLSNIVLDELDKELEKRGLEFCRFADDCNIFVKSQKAAERVMETVSQFIESKLKLKVNRAKSQVARSERVKFLGFTVVNGTIAIARKALQTAMDNVKALTPRGTNKDIETTLKSINQWYVGWSNYFSLSHYPAQLVKIEAHIRRRLRARLVDQQKNKRNLYRTLVKRGVSPKAAAVAFTNRKRWALSKTVAVSRAYPNDWFIKGKGQAIRSDQKLAHWFEVSQWVSLA; translated from the coding sequence ATGAGCCAACACATTGAGGACGAAAGACTCTTCGAAAATCTCTGTTACGCGTCTTATCTGCGGATAGGATTCGAACAGGTCAAGGAAAACAAAGGCAAGCCCGGCATTGATGGGGTGAACATACATGACTTTGAATTCCGGTTAGAAGAAGAGCTAAGTCGGTTACAGCAGGAATTGCTGAACTGGACTTACAAGCCATCGCCGGTGCGCCGAGTGGAAATTCCCAAGCCGCAAGGCGGGGTAAGACGGCTGGGCATCCCGACGGTACGGGATCGCGTGGTGCAAACAGCCTTGAAGCTGCTGCTGGAGCCGATGTTTGAACCGCATTTTTCGCCGCATAGTTACGGTTTTCGTCCCGGACGGAATCCACACCAAGCGGTACAGGCGGCGCAAAGCATCATAAACAGCGGTAAGTCGTATGTGGTGGATATTGATCTGGAGAAATTCTTTGACCGAATCCATCATGACCGGCTGATAGCCCGAATAGGACAACGGATCACCGACAAACGGATACTGCGTCTGATCGGACTGATGCTGCGAAGCGGCATCATGATCAACGGCGTGGTGGTTCGGAGCGAGGAAGGCACGATGCAAGGCGGGCCGCTAAGCCCCTTGCTGAGTAACATTGTGCTGGACGAACTGGATAAAGAACTGGAAAAACGCGGCCTGGAATTTTGTAGGTTTGCCGATGACTGCAATATCTTCGTGAAGTCACAAAAAGCGGCGGAACGTGTGATGGAAACGGTCAGCCAGTTCATAGAAAGCAAGCTCAAGCTCAAGGTGAACCGGGCGAAAAGCCAAGTGGCAAGATCAGAAAGGGTAAAGTTTTTGGGCTTTACGGTAGTGAACGGGACGATTGCGATTGCGCGAAAAGCCCTGCAAACGGCCATGGATAATGTCAAAGCCCTAACGCCACGAGGCACCAATAAGGATATAGAAACCACCCTAAAGTCGATCAATCAATGGTATGTAGGCTGGTCGAATTATTTCAGTCTAAGCCACTATCCAGCGCAATTAGTGAAGATAGAGGCGCATATCCGACGACGACTGAGGGCTAGGTTGGTTGATCAGCAGAAGAATAAGAGAAATCTATATCGGACGTTGGTCAAAAGAGGGGTGTCGCCCAAAGCGGCTGCCGTAGCGTTTACAAATCGGAAACGATGGGCGCTTAGCAAGACAGTGGCAGTATCCAGAGCCTATCCTAACGATTGGTTTATAAAGGGTAAAGGCCAAGCTATCCGATCCGACCAGAAGTTGGCGCACTGGTTTGAAGTCTCTCAATGGGTGAGTCTTGCGTGA
- a CDS encoding BRO family protein: MPDKRARVVPDADGNPLFVAQDAMMAIGYHDLTDVTEAIKHVPEEWKAVASIPTLDGAQKMDVLTEQGLIYFLGPYLAK, encoded by the coding sequence ATGCCAGATAAACGCGCCCGCGTAGTGCCAGACGCCGACGGCAACCCGCTATTCGTCGCGCAAGATGCAATGATGGCTATTGGCTACCATGACCTTACTGACGTGACTGAGGCAATAAAGCATGTCCCGGAAGAGTGGAAAGCCGTTGCATCAATTCCAACGCTTGATGGTGCTCAAAAAATGGATGTGCTAACCGAACAAGGGTTGATTTATTTCCTCGGGCCATATCTAGCCAAATAA
- a CDS encoding BRO family protein: MSQLIPFEFESKSVRVVIDSNGEPLFVAKDVLENLNYPVAGGVGKYIDHVPVEWKGGTRISTLGGDQEVVALTEQGLYFFLGRSDKPKALPMQKWIAGDVLPSIRKTGSYTARPKTADTPAKQNIEANRIFKSNHAVAKLLFKGNQALLSANQATFKATGINVLENLDATHLLAEKKEVLLTPSDIAKQLSSSPVKINLLLESKGFQQGYRDAKDRKCWKLTEKGENYAELLDTGKKQGNGTPVKQIKWHERIVSFLQ; the protein is encoded by the coding sequence ATGAGTCAGTTAATCCCATTCGAGTTTGAAAGCAAATCGGTTCGTGTGGTTATTGATTCGAACGGCGAACCGTTGTTTGTGGCTAAGGATGTTTTGGAGAATCTTAATTATCCTGTAGCTGGTGGAGTTGGCAAATACATAGACCACGTTCCGGTCGAATGGAAGGGGGGAACTCGGATTTCCACCCTTGGCGGTGATCAGGAGGTGGTTGCGTTGACGGAACAAGGTTTGTATTTCTTTTTGGGTCGAAGTGACAAGCCCAAAGCATTGCCCATGCAAAAATGGATTGCTGGTGATGTTCTACCGTCCATCCGCAAGACCGGCAGTTATACCGCAAGGCCAAAAACGGCGGACACCCCTGCAAAGCAAAACATCGAAGCAAACCGGATATTCAAATCAAACCATGCTGTTGCAAAACTCTTGTTTAAAGGCAATCAGGCGCTATTGTCTGCCAACCAAGCGACATTCAAAGCCACCGGCATCAACGTGCTTGAAAACCTTGACGCAACGCACCTGCTGGCTGAAAAGAAGGAGGTTTTGCTGACGCCCTCGGACATAGCCAAGCAGCTCAGTTCGTCACCAGTCAAAATCAACTTACTACTTGAGTCAAAAGGCTTTCAGCAAGGCTATCGGGACGCCAAAGACCGCAAGTGCTGGAAGCTGACCGAGAAAGGCGAAAATTATGCGGAGTTGCTCGATACCGGCAAAAAGCAGGGCAACGGTACACCCGTAAAGCAAATCAAGTGGCACGAACGGATTGTCTCGTTTCTTCAATAA
- a CDS encoding helix-turn-helix transcriptional regulator, protein MNRLIRMPELEKQTGLKKSKIYADISSGLLPKPVKVGAAALWPLSEVEQINKARIAGKSNDQIKVLVEKIHVEREVAVVAGNADAIDGGAE, encoded by the coding sequence ATGAATAGGCTGATACGAATGCCGGAGCTTGAAAAACAAACCGGCCTAAAAAAATCCAAAATTTATGCCGATATTAGCTCAGGGCTGCTCCCTAAGCCGGTAAAAGTTGGTGCGGCGGCGTTGTGGCCGTTAAGCGAAGTTGAGCAAATCAATAAAGCAAGGATAGCTGGCAAGTCAAACGATCAAATCAAGGTGCTTGTCGAAAAAATCCATGTAGAGCGTGAGGTGGCAGTCGTTGCCGGCAATGCGGATGCGATCGATGGGGGTGCAGAATGA
- a CDS encoding helix-turn-helix domain-containing protein, producing the protein MATRAEIKAQTLQIIGTFGERMKFSRELCGLSGINASKMLGYDNSSKLSKVELASDTNSVPLWLIPKAAEVYGVSADFLLGLSDHWQRDPERVQQAQMENILEHATKAQDEAIRSTYSQISFLSNAVVAANTKVGQIKATLKRFAELNPGFEDMKCGARLVRLINEANQETSRVANSLNNGFQ; encoded by the coding sequence ATGGCGACACGCGCAGAAATAAAGGCTCAGACGTTACAGATTATCGGCACGTTCGGCGAACGCATGAAGTTCTCGCGCGAATTATGCGGACTGAGTGGCATAAATGCCTCAAAAATGCTGGGGTACGACAATAGCAGCAAGCTTAGCAAGGTCGAGCTGGCCAGTGATACCAACTCTGTTCCGCTTTGGCTAATTCCCAAGGCCGCCGAGGTCTACGGGGTTAGCGCCGATTTCCTCTTAGGTTTATCGGACCACTGGCAGCGCGATCCAGAGCGGGTTCAGCAGGCTCAGATGGAAAACATCCTCGAACATGCCACAAAGGCCCAAGATGAGGCCATTCGCAGCACCTACAGCCAGATTTCGTTCCTGAGTAATGCAGTAGTGGCCGCCAATACCAAGGTGGGGCAGATAAAGGCCACTTTGAAGCGATTCGCGGAGCTTAACCCCGGATTTGAGGATATGAAGTGCGGCGCTAGATTGGTGCGGCTGATTAATGAAGCAAACCAAGAAACCAGTAGAGTCGCCAATTCGTTGAACAACGGATTCCAGTAA
- a CDS encoding helix-turn-helix domain-containing protein translates to MDNKQEIALLKTIAARIKEARELTKYSIHEAAEIMGISQGELRQIENGIDVDAIPLYAIQQASKAYDVSVDFLFGCHSDWEIAPEVRRERDFLSHIQAKLTKDQARIAAKLIQQQAQINTLTNAVQSLAPAIQTISDALDSFQQANPEWIDLAKSSPVLSSVSKAKLAAQKAVLAMVRQKLLPVEMLSAYASSKAA, encoded by the coding sequence ATGGATAACAAACAAGAGATTGCATTGTTGAAAACAATCGCCGCACGCATTAAAGAAGCGCGAGAGCTGACGAAATACAGCATCCACGAAGCGGCGGAGATAATGGGGATCTCGCAAGGCGAATTGCGGCAGATCGAAAATGGAATCGATGTAGACGCAATCCCGCTCTACGCTATCCAACAAGCCTCAAAGGCCTATGACGTGTCAGTCGACTTTCTTTTCGGTTGCCATTCAGACTGGGAGATAGCTCCCGAAGTACGCCGAGAGCGAGATTTTCTATCCCATATTCAAGCCAAGCTTACCAAAGACCAAGCGAGAATTGCCGCCAAGCTTATTCAGCAGCAAGCCCAGATCAATACCTTAACCAATGCGGTTCAATCGCTGGCGCCGGCCATTCAGACCATAAGCGATGCTCTCGATTCATTTCAACAGGCAAATCCGGAATGGATTGATCTAGCGAAAAGTTCGCCCGTCCTGTCATCAGTCTCAAAAGCCAAATTAGCCGCACAAAAAGCTGTTTTAGCCATGGTTCGGCAAAAGCTATTGCCGGTTGAAATGCTTTCCGCCTATGCAAGCAGTAAGGCCGCGTAA
- a CDS encoding phage tail tip lysozyme, producing MALNHDNQGFLIGDPIDLGKIPQYLLDIKRDIAAIKSATFNPGKKSGSSRQPAAPAAVGQRTVVAMPKRASNGRFMPSQNQKPVEPKRVASANVNALLSRMGNATRGGLDAAGQIDPAAQAAREVAEPMKRAVSMFKRDDNTQTGLLRKIFKSMNLFHKEDTTYNKATKKILKSIEEKPGGVGGTSIFSNNGGGGGLPGLSRGLFAGGLLGLLTKAGRGAKGLFKRIPVIGSLLAGAGAAFDIYGSESDPTMTRAQKDAAAGKSAGGWAGSLAGIGAGAMAGSAAGPIGTIVGGVVGGFLGDQAGQIIGEKFGTWVSDLRQADIPGKLVSKFEEATGGFDFKKGFALWLDRTGSNLTGAGNIVGEQLNDLNNYTKANTGIDFKKMGAAWWDRTKASAGEAWDTLSGVPSFLLNNTTLGKAGSRAAKSIRSKGETGSPERAMQILMQKGWSKDDAAAIAASLNSESGFNTTAVGDKGKAIGAAQWHKPRQDQFKKLYGKNIAEASFEEQVNFVDWELRNTHKKAGDNIRAAGTLDKKTALVEQQYEISSLGMKGGVQPQRIADARRYAKIASVSAPSFRATAMPTAPKIADAPIIREQLNTQKPEVQTVRIENNNDASQEISDRRMAHIIAGGIGHY from the coding sequence ATGGCATTAAACCACGATAATCAGGGGTTTTTGATCGGTGATCCGATCGATTTAGGCAAAATCCCACAATACCTACTCGATATAAAACGCGACATTGCCGCTATAAAATCCGCAACATTCAACCCCGGCAAAAAGTCCGGGTCATCACGCCAACCAGCGGCGCCGGCAGCGGTCGGTCAACGCACAGTCGTGGCAATGCCAAAACGTGCAAGCAATGGCCGGTTCATGCCTTCGCAAAATCAAAAACCGGTTGAGCCCAAAAGGGTTGCCTCGGCCAATGTAAACGCGCTCTTAAGCCGGATGGGCAATGCCACACGCGGCGGGCTTGATGCCGCTGGGCAGATCGACCCGGCGGCGCAGGCAGCCAGGGAGGTGGCCGAACCAATGAAGCGGGCCGTAAGCATGTTTAAGCGGGATGACAATACCCAAACGGGATTGTTGCGTAAGATTTTCAAATCGATGAACCTTTTCCACAAGGAAGATACGACTTACAACAAGGCTACAAAAAAAATTCTGAAATCTATCGAGGAAAAGCCCGGAGGCGTGGGCGGCACAAGCATTTTTAGCAACAACGGCGGTGGCGGTGGTCTACCCGGGTTATCCCGCGGGCTGTTTGCTGGTGGCCTGCTTGGCTTGCTCACCAAAGCTGGCCGGGGCGCAAAAGGCTTGTTTAAGCGAATACCCGTCATTGGTTCCTTGCTGGCTGGCGCCGGTGCTGCATTCGATATATACGGCTCAGAAAGTGATCCCACAATGACCCGAGCGCAAAAAGATGCGGCAGCCGGTAAGTCGGCGGGCGGCTGGGCCGGAAGCTTGGCCGGTATCGGCGCGGGCGCAATGGCCGGATCAGCGGCTGGGCCAATTGGCACCATCGTTGGCGGCGTTGTGGGTGGATTCCTGGGAGACCAGGCAGGACAGATTATTGGCGAAAAGTTTGGCACGTGGGTTTCAGATTTACGCCAAGCCGACATTCCCGGCAAGCTTGTTTCCAAGTTTGAAGAGGCAACAGGCGGATTCGATTTTAAGAAAGGATTTGCGCTTTGGCTTGATCGAACCGGGTCGAATTTAACTGGCGCCGGCAATATCGTTGGCGAACAGTTGAACGACCTGAACAACTACACCAAAGCCAATACCGGGATCGATTTTAAAAAAATGGGGGCCGCGTGGTGGGATCGTACCAAGGCGAGTGCGGGTGAGGCGTGGGACACGTTAAGCGGGGTGCCGTCATTTTTGCTAAACAATACCACGTTGGGAAAAGCCGGCAGTCGAGCGGCTAAATCCATCCGCAGCAAAGGCGAAACCGGAAGCCCTGAGCGTGCAATGCAAATTCTAATGCAAAAAGGTTGGTCGAAAGACGACGCAGCTGCCATAGCCGCCAGCCTTAACAGCGAAAGCGGCTTTAATACCACCGCTGTGGGCGATAAAGGCAAGGCTATTGGTGCTGCCCAATGGCATAAGCCAAGGCAAGATCAATTTAAAAAGCTGTACGGTAAAAACATAGCCGAAGCCAGCTTCGAAGAGCAGGTGAATTTTGTTGATTGGGAATTGCGCAACACCCACAAAAAGGCCGGCGACAACATCAGAGCGGCAGGCACCCTAGACAAAAAAACGGCTTTGGTTGAGCAGCAATATGAAATATCGTCGTTGGGCATGAAAGGCGGCGTACAACCCCAGCGAATAGCCGACGCCCGACGTTACGCCAAAATAGCCAGCGTGTCCGCACCATCATTCAGGGCCACCGCCATGCCAACAGCACCCAAGATCGCGGATGCGCCAATAATCAGAGAGCAGCTAAATACGCAAAAGCCTGAGGTACAAACGGTGCGCATCGAAAACAACAATGATGCATCCCAAGAAATCTCCGACAGACGCATGGCGCACATCATTGCAGGCGGCATTGGCCACTACTAA
- a CDS encoding putative PDDEXK endonuclease, whose protein sequence is MAINSRAKGAGAEREFAGLVQDWCGVRLIRNLEQTRSGGHDLIVHPDESGAVADAFRLLAIECKRYQTATDAQIQKWWAQAVTQADQAGLMPVLGYRANRSAWRVVVPISLVNSSMTQTQQIEYTAALSVAAFCHIITNSR, encoded by the coding sequence ATGGCAATTAATTCACGCGCAAAGGGCGCCGGTGCAGAAAGAGAATTTGCCGGACTGGTTCAAGATTGGTGCGGGGTTCGCCTGATCCGCAACCTTGAGCAAACCCGCAGCGGTGGCCACGACCTGATCGTACATCCTGACGAATCCGGCGCGGTGGCCGATGCGTTCCGTCTATTGGCTATCGAGTGCAAACGCTACCAAACAGCCACCGACGCGCAGATTCAAAAATGGTGGGCTCAGGCCGTCACACAGGCCGATCAAGCCGGATTGATGCCAGTGCTAGGCTATCGGGCCAATCGTTCAGCGTGGCGCGTGGTTGTGCCGATTTCGCTGGTAAACAGCAGCATGACCCAAACGCAACAGATTGAATACACGGCTGCGCTATCCGTGGCGGCGTTTTGTCACATTATCACGAACAGCAGATAA
- a CDS encoding DEAD/DEAH box helicase, with protein MKTIIGNKIDLIGLTNQDVETIKNALTIPNPKYLEAVKFSRKPFGIDRTIKLYAQDESGLSIPRGVCLKTLGIILQKIEDRRHTHSAVIETSIETRDYQERAIQSAITAGGGVIVGPTGSGKTTIGIELAARLGQRCLILVKSRELAHQWQGAIEKFAGLDAGIIGGGKWIEGEQFTIATVQTLVKHEGSLDYGLLIVDECHNVPATQAYNVINRQAARYRFGLSATPQRRDGLEPMIFAALGPVVAEISKDDVEGAVLPVVVSTIHHDFTGIPKSWTDFLGKLAADKSRNQLIIRSALKSSQATGTAVLTSTIEHAERLAQMAIEQGAEPVLLHGQLPAKQKAAARAKAETSNLIIGTLSLLSEGIDWPHVGAVIFAAPVSAEVARKTPAATRLIQSIGRARRPYPGKRCAYILDIVDRCGFGISAARKRGVIYKQQGFEVRRNGN; from the coding sequence ATGAAAACAATTATCGGTAATAAAATCGATTTGATCGGTCTAACAAACCAAGATGTCGAGACTATCAAGAATGCTTTAACCATTCCAAACCCAAAATACCTTGAGGCCGTAAAATTCAGCCGTAAGCCGTTTGGCATCGACCGCACCATTAAGCTTTACGCGCAAGACGAAAGTGGTTTGAGTATTCCGCGTGGCGTTTGCTTAAAAACCTTGGGGATTATCCTTCAAAAAATTGAAGATCGACGCCACACGCACTCAGCCGTCATCGAAACCAGTATCGAAACGCGCGACTACCAAGAGCGCGCGATTCAATCCGCTATTACTGCAGGCGGCGGCGTGATCGTGGGCCCGACCGGCTCAGGGAAAACAACGATAGGCATTGAACTAGCCGCAAGGCTTGGTCAAAGATGCCTGATTCTAGTTAAGTCGCGGGAGCTGGCGCACCAATGGCAAGGTGCGATTGAAAAATTCGCTGGCCTGGATGCGGGCATTATCGGCGGCGGCAAGTGGATAGAGGGCGAACAGTTCACTATTGCCACCGTACAAACCTTGGTCAAACACGAAGGCAGTTTGGACTATGGCCTATTGATCGTCGACGAATGCCACAACGTACCAGCGACTCAGGCTTATAACGTGATTAACCGGCAAGCGGCAAGGTATCGATTCGGCCTATCAGCCACGCCGCAGCGGCGGGACGGCCTGGAGCCCATGATATTCGCGGCTCTTGGCCCGGTAGTGGCGGAAATTTCAAAAGATGACGTGGAAGGCGCCGTTCTGCCGGTCGTGGTTTCGACTATCCACCATGATTTCACTGGGATCCCTAAAAGCTGGACGGACTTTCTAGGCAAATTGGCAGCAGACAAAAGCCGGAACCAGTTAATCATCAGGTCAGCTTTGAAAAGCAGCCAAGCAACTGGCACGGCAGTTTTAACCTCAACTATCGAACACGCCGAAAGATTGGCGCAAATGGCTATCGAACAGGGCGCTGAACCAGTATTGCTACATGGTCAGTTGCCAGCAAAGCAAAAAGCCGCAGCGCGAGCCAAGGCCGAAACATCAAACCTGATTATCGGCACGCTTTCGCTACTGTCCGAAGGTATCGACTGGCCGCATGTGGGCGCGGTGATATTTGCAGCCCCGGTATCCGCCGAAGTCGCACGCAAAACGCCGGCCGCCACAAGACTTATTCAATCCATTGGCAGGGCTAGGCGGCCTTATCCGGGCAAGAGATGCGCCTATATTCTCGATATTGTGGACCGATGCGGCTTTGGCATATCAGCAGCCCGCAAGCGCGGCGTAATTTACAAGCAGCAAGGATTTGAGGTTAGACGAAATGGCAATTAA
- a CDS encoding AAA family ATPase, translating into MLPDYIDIGPEPASQEPINRFPLIRASELTAKPVVIQWLVADILEAGSLNLLFGEPAAGKSLFALDWAFCVAAGRSWEGKKTTKSDVVVIAGEGFAGLSRRLMALEKKYGLKAPDGLFISQRPADLIDEKAAQWVADSIVSLCPNPGLIIIDTLHRNMTGDENSSADIGQFVANIDNHLKPLGAAVLVVHHSGHGQKDRSRGSSSIRAAMDGEFGSTKEGCNVVLACHKSKDFEAFRPMQFTLTPVALDWCDEDGAALTSVYLEHAGEARPVEAKPKLSSRDEIALHCLYQAVEQNGVPPSQSIIKTFSGFDAGSTKKVVNIDYWKDLFYPRIDGENPDTRQKAFKRTRDKLFNGQMICNFDNYWWPIND; encoded by the coding sequence ATGCTGCCTGATTACATTGATATTGGCCCCGAGCCCGCCAGCCAGGAGCCAATAAATAGATTTCCTTTGATTCGCGCAAGTGAGCTTACTGCAAAGCCCGTTGTTATTCAATGGCTTGTTGCTGACATTTTGGAAGCCGGCTCCCTAAATTTGCTCTTCGGTGAACCAGCAGCGGGAAAATCGCTTTTCGCACTCGATTGGGCGTTTTGCGTTGCGGCGGGTCGTTCGTGGGAGGGCAAAAAAACAACCAAATCTGATGTGGTGGTGATTGCCGGTGAGGGCTTTGCCGGGCTATCGCGCAGACTTATGGCGTTAGAGAAAAAATATGGACTCAAAGCGCCGGACGGGTTGTTTATTAGTCAACGCCCTGCCGACCTGATCGACGAAAAAGCCGCGCAATGGGTGGCCGATTCTATCGTGTCGCTTTGTCCGAATCCCGGCCTCATCATCATCGATACGCTACACCGCAACATGACCGGCGACGAGAACAGCAGCGCCGATATTGGGCAGTTTGTTGCCAACATCGACAACCACCTAAAACCCTTGGGCGCGGCTGTTCTGGTAGTTCATCATAGCGGCCATGGGCAGAAAGACCGCAGCCGGGGCAGTAGCTCAATTCGTGCGGCGATGGATGGCGAGTTTGGCTCGACAAAAGAGGGTTGCAACGTTGTGCTGGCTTGTCACAAGTCCAAGGATTTTGAAGCGTTCCGGCCCATGCAATTTACTCTTACCCCTGTTGCATTGGATTGGTGTGATGAGGATGGCGCCGCGCTGACATCCGTGTACTTAGAACACGCCGGAGAAGCCAGGCCGGTTGAAGCAAAACCAAAATTATCATCCCGAGACGAAATAGCCCTTCACTGCCTATATCAAGCCGTAGAACAAAACGGCGTTCCACCATCCCAATCGATTATCAAAACCTTCTCTGGTTTTGATGCTGGATCAACAAAAAAGGTCGTCAACATCGACTACTGGAAAGACCTTTTTTACCCACGAATCGACGGTGAAAACCCGGACACGAGACAGAAGGCGTTTAAACGGACGAGAGACAAGCTTTTTAACGGCCAGATGATTTGCAACTTTGACAATTACTGGTGGCCAATCAATGACTAA
- a CDS encoding helix-turn-helix transcriptional regulator yields the protein MAKNIIMLLRFAAASEATGRPRTSFYRAIKAGLLPPPIKIGEASAWPSNEIEIINKAFIAGKSELEIKQLVSDLVAARAHAA from the coding sequence ATGGCAAAAAATATCATCATGTTATTGCGGTTTGCGGCAGCCAGTGAAGCAACCGGTAGACCACGAACATCATTTTATCGCGCTATCAAGGCCGGATTATTGCCGCCGCCCATCAAAATCGGTGAAGCTTCGGCTTGGCCATCGAACGAAATTGAAATAATCAATAAAGCATTTATCGCTGGCAAATCCGAACTGGAAATAAAACAACTGGTTTCCGACCTGGTTGCGGCTCGCGCTCACGCGGCATAG